In Silene latifolia isolate original U9 population chromosome X, ASM4854445v1, whole genome shotgun sequence, the following proteins share a genomic window:
- the LOC141621218 gene encoding uncharacterized protein LOC141621218 has translation MFANIFKPIVLYCVGLLIVPFIQAAYFQPCYYNVDYSLKIQRVSVFTEPSSQQQEVSIRYKAYSDVRIPKGKVRVDTFLTSESSQDVQNSNSHPFCRDTECPIEQGDHFDAEFRQIIPRNYYGSMTLLVRVVNQVSGRELTCIVVNFDTYYDRDALKAN, from the exons ATGTTTGCAAACATCTTCAAACCCATTGTTCTTTATTGTGTTGGCTTGTTGATTGTGCCTTTTATTCAAGCTGCATACTTCCAACCATGTT ACTATAATGTTGATTATTCCCTCAAAATTCAAAGGGTTAGCGTCTTTACTGAGCCGTCCAGTCAACAACAAGAAGTATCAATCAGATACAAGGCTTATTCAG ATGTGCGTATTCCTAAAGGCAAAGTGAGAGTTGACACCTTCCTTACATCTGAAAGTTCACAAGACGTACAAAACAGCAATTCTCACCCATTTTGCAGAGACACTGAATGTCCTATCGAACAAGGAGACCACTTCGATGCAGAGTTCCGACAGATAATTCCCCGGAATTATTAT GGTTCCATGACCCTTCTTGTGAGAGTGGTGAACCAAGTCAGTGGACGTGAACTTACATGCATCGTTGTGAACTTCGACACCTATTACGATCGTGATGCTCTAAAAGCCAATTAA
- the LOC141622868 gene encoding abscisic-aldehyde oxidase-like — protein sequence MENKEHTIKGANNLVFAVNGERFEIPSVHPSTTLLEFLRTKTRFKSVKLGCGEGGCGACVVLLSKYDPVRDQIKDYSINSCLTLLCSIHNCSVTTTEGLGSSKHGFHTIHQRLAGFHASQCGFCTPGMCVSLFSALVNADKTDRLDPSPGFSKMTVSEAEMSVAGNLCRCTGYRPIIDTCKSFAGNVDIEDLGLNSFWHKDESKESKVNKLPFYDPNCQISTFPEFLKDEVKFNTLLDSGKYSWHSPSTTEELQNLLQSVKANEANRVRVVVSNTGSGYYKELADYDTYIDLKNIPELSVVEKDSMGIRIGAAVSISTAVVELKEGGQYMTVFEKIANHFEKIASRSIRNSASLGGNLVMAQRCGFPSDIATVLLSVDATVVIISGRQMETVTLEDFLGRPPLDSKSIVVSIIIPGCGTSSESQTKLLFETYRAAARPLGNALPYLNASFLAEVSPQLKSDDGFVLNKIRLAFGAFGTRHAVRAKTAEKFLEGRTLDRDVLYEALKLVRETVVPEDGISHSSYRISLAEAFVFEFLSVLVDTDFENSILGLNDGVDSQSTMGNGLYEDNSTRSIPLLLPAKQVIVAGTKYRPVGEPIIKTGSALQASGEAIYVDDIPSPKDCLYGAFVSSTKPLARVKSVHFKSESLPDGVLAVITYKDIPDGGENVGAKLMFGIESLFADELTRCTGERIALIVADSQKHADIAAAKVVVEYDTDNLDPPILTVEEAVERSSFFDVPPFLYPQPVGDFTDGMAEADHKILSAEITLPSQYYFYLETQTALAIPDEDNCMLVYSSVQAPEYAHSVVAACLGIPENNVRVITRRVGGGFGGKTLKAVPVATACALAAQKLGRPVRMYLDRKTDMIMAGGRHPMKVTYSVGFKADGKITALQLDLLINAGIAVDISPILPHSIANAFKKYDWGALSFNAKVCKTNHSSKTAMRAPGEVQGSFIAEAIIEHVASALSLDVDTVRNRNLHTFNSLCLFYDHSHGEEVEYTLPTIWDKLASSSGFYPRKEMIAKFNRIHKWRKRGISRLPIIHEAMLRATPGKVSILPDGSIVVEVGGIELGQGLWTKVKQMTAFALSLVKCPGTDNLLDKVRVIQADTLSMIQGGYTAGSTTSESSCEAVRICCNTLVERLSGLRDRLLDQFGTVDWKTLIVQAGMQSVNLSASTYYVPEFTSMQYLNYGAAVSEVEVNLLTGETSILRSDILYDCGQSLNPAVDLGQIEGAFVQGIGFFMLEEYLSNPDGLVVADSTWTYKIPTIDTIPKQLNVEIMNSGHHEKRVLSSKASGEPPLLLAASVHCAVRAAIKDARRQLASWGGLDGYDSSLFQLSVPATMPVIKELCGLDIVQTYLKT from the exons GAGGTTGTGGTGCTTGTGTTGTGCTACTATCCAAGTATGATCCAGTACGCGATCAAATCAAGGATTACTCTATAAATTCATGCCTTACGCTTCTATGCAGTATACATAACTGCTCTGTCACAACAACTGAAGGCCTTGGGAGTAGCAAACACGGGTTTCATACAATACACCAAAGGCTTGCAGGTTTTCATGCTTCTCAGTGTGGGTTTTGTACCCCTGGAATGTGTGTTTCTCTATTCTCAGCTCTCGTCAATGCTGACAAGACTGATCGGCTAGATCCCTCTCCCGGATTCTCAAAGATGACGGTTTCTGAAgccgagatgtctgtggctggAAATCTCTGTAGGTGTACTGGTTATCGACCTATTATCGATACCTGCAAAAGCTTTGCAGGTAATGTCGATATTGAGGACCTGGGATTAAATTCCTTTTGGCACAAAGACGAAAGCAAGGAAAGTAAGGTAAATAAGCTACCATTTTACGATCCCAACTGTCAAATCTCGACATTTCCTGAGTTTTTGAAGGATGAAGTGAAGTTTAATACGCTGTTGGATTCGGGGAAATATTCTTGGCATAGCCCTTCTACTACTGAGGAACTGCAAAACTTGTTGCAGTCAGTCAAGGCCAATGAAGCGAACCGTGTGAGAGTAGTTGTTAGTAATACTGGTTCAGGTTATTACAAGGAACTGGCAGATTACGACACGTATATAGATCTGAAAAACATTCCTGAACTCTCGGTGGTCGAGAAGGACTCCATGGGTATCAGAATTGGGGCAGCTGTTTCAATCTCTACCGCGGTTGTGGAACTTAAAGAGGGTGGCCAATATATGACTGTATTCGAGAAAATTGCCAACCATTTTGAGAAAATCGCATCTAGGTCCATAAGAAACTCGGCTAGTCTCGGTGGAAATCTAGTGATGGCACAGAGGTGTGGATTTCCGTCTGACATTGCTACTGTGCTCCTTTCTGTAGACGCAACTGTAGTGATAATAAGCGGCCGTCAAATGGAAACCGTGACATTGGAGGATTTTTTGGGAAGACCTCCTTTAGATTCCAAAAGTATAGTAGTGAGTATCATAATTCCTGGTTGTGGTACTAGTTCAGAGTCGCAAACTAAACTTCTGTTTGAAACTTATCGAGCTGCTGCACGTCCTCTGGGAAATGCATTGCCTTATCTAAATGCTTCTTTCTTGGCTGAAGTTTCTCCTCAATTAAAATCTGATGATGGCTTCGTATTGAACAAGATTCGGTTGGCTTTTGGTGCTTTTGGAACCAGGCACGCTGTAAGGGCTAAAACAGCGGAAAAGTTTCTAGAAGGAAGAACTCTTGACCGTGATGTTCTATATGAAGCTCTAAAACTGGTTCGGGAAACTGTGGTGCCTGAAGACGGCATTTCACATTCTTCCTATCGGATTAGCTTAGCAGAAGCATTTGTCTTCGAGTTTTTGAGTGTCTTGGTAGATACTGATTTTGAAAATTCTATACTTGGTTTAAATGACGGTGTTGATTCACAGTCAACAATGGGAAATGGGCTATACGAGGATAATAGCACCCGTTCCATACCTTTGCTATTACCTGCAAAGCAAGTGATTGTGGCTGGCACCAAATACCGTCCTGTGGGGGAACCGATTATAAAAACAGGATCTGCTCTACAGGCATCGG GTGAGGCCATCTATGTCGATGATATTCCGTCTCCAAAGGACTGTCTCTATGGAGCATTTGTGTCCAGCACAAAGCCACTGGCAAGGGTGAAGTCTGTGCATTTCAAGTCTGAATCGCTTCCAGATGGAGTTCTTGCAGTTATTACCTATAAAGATATCCCAGATGGAGGGGAGAATGTAGGAGCCAAATTAATGTTCGGAATTGAGTCTTTATTTGCTGATGAACTCACACGGTGTACTGGTGAACGCATTGCCCTAATT GTTGCAGATTCACAGAAACATGCAGATATTGCAGCAGCCAAGGTTGTAGTGGAGTACGACACAGACAATCTAGATCCCCCAATTCTGACTGTCGAAGAAGCTGTCGAAAGATCTAGCTTTTTTGACGTACCACCTTTCCTGTACCCGCAACCAGTGGGAGATTTTACTGATGGTATGGCAGAGGCTGATCACAAAATTCTTTCTGCTGAG ATCACGCTTCCGTCACAATACTACTTCTATCTAGAGACACAAACTGCCCTTGCCATTCCAGATGAGGATAATTGCATGCTGGTATATAGTTCTGTTCAAGCTCCAGAATATGCACATTCTGTAGTTGCTGCATGTCTTGGAATCCCTGAAAACAATGTCCGCGTCATTACTAGAAGAGTGGGAGGTGGATTTGGTGGGAAAACGTTGAAAGCCGTCCCT GTCGCAACGGCTTGTGCACTGGCAGCACAAAAACTTGGCCGCCCTGTTCGGATGTATCTTGATCGCAAAACAGACATGATAATGGCAGGAGGAAGACACCCAATGAAAGTGACTTATAGTGTTGGATTCAAAGCAGATGGGAAGATTACAGCCTTGCAGCTTGACTTATTGATTAATGCAGGAATAGCCGTCGACATTAGCCCTATTCTGCCGCATAGCATTGCAAACGCATTCAAGAAGTACGACTGGGGTGCTCTGTCGTTTAATGCTAAAGTATGCAAAACAAATCATTCAAGCAAAACTGCAATGAGAGCTCCTGGTGAAGTTCAAGGGTCATTTATCGCGGAAGCTATAATTGAACATGTAGCTTCAGCGCTTTCTTTAGATGTCGATACAGTCAGAAACAGGAACCTTCACACTTTCAACAGCTTATGTTTATTCTACGATCATAGTCATGGAGAGGAAGTGGAATATACTCTACCGACAATCTGGGATAAGCTAGCATCTTCTTCCGGTTTCTACCCGAGAAAGGAGATGATAGCAAAATTTAACAGAATTCATAAATGGCGTAAAAGGGGGATTTCCAGGCTACCCATTATACATGAAGCCATGCTGAGAGCAACACCGGGAAAAGTTAGCATTCTCCCAGATGGGTCCATTGTCGTGGAAGTTGGTGGGATCGAGCTTGGCCAAGGCCTATGGACTAAAGTTAAGCAGATGACTGCTTTTGCTCTGAGTTTGGTTAAGTGCCCTGGAACCGATAATCTTTTGGATAAAGTACGCGTCATACAAGCAGATACACTGAGTATGATACAAGGAGGTTATACTGCTGGAAGTACAACCTCCGAATCTAGCTGTGAAGCTGTCAGGATTTGCTGTAATACATTAGTTGAAAGATTGTCCGGTCTTAGAGACAGACTGCTAGATCAATTCGGAACTGTTGACTGGAAAACTTTAATTGTTCAG GCGGGAATGCAATCAGTGAACTTGTCTGCAAGCACTTACTATGTACCCGAGTTTACTTCTATGCAATATTTAAATTACGGAGCTGCTGTCAGTGAG GTGGAGGTGAATCTTCTTACAGGCGAAACAAGTATTTTACGGTCTGACATCCTTTATGACTGTGGACAGTCTCTGAATCCTGCTGTTGACCTCGGACAG ATAGAAGGCGCTTTTGTACAAGGAATCGGGTTTTTCATGCTGGAGGAGTATCTAAGCAATCCTGATGGACTCGTGGTTGCTGATAGCACATGGACATACAAAATCCCGACAATAGATACTATACCGAAACAATTAAATGTCGAGATAATGAATAGTGGACACCACGAGAAGCGCGTTCTTTCATCTAAAG CATCTGGAGAGCCACCACTGCTGTTAGCAGCATCAGTTCACTGTGCAGTACGAGCAGCAATCAAGGACGCGAGAAGACAACTTGCTTCTTGGGGCGGCTTAGACGGCTACGACTCCTCATTATTCCAGCTCAGTGTTCCCGCTACCATGCCTGTTATCAAGGAGCTTTGTGGCTTGGATATCGTCCAAACATACTTGAAGACTTAA